The following coding sequences are from one Rhodobiaceae bacterium window:
- a CDS encoding Cbb3-type cytochrome oxidase component FixQ, whose amino-acid sequence MDYETFSIFAGTWGLVLLVIMFTAAMAYALWPSNKEMFEHAAQLPLDTDNPSDKREPRS is encoded by the coding sequence ATGGATTACGAAACATTTTCGATCTTCGCCGGCACCTGGGGACTTGTCCTTCTGGTGATCATGTTCACAGCTGCAATGGCCTACGCGCTTTGGCCCTCCAACAAAGAGATGTTTGAGCACGCAGCCCAATTGCCGCTTGATACAGACAATCCTTCTGATAAGAGAGAGCCCCGGTCATGA
- a CDS encoding cytochrome C oxidase, mono-heme subunit/FixO: protein MSRFSHATIEKNSILLLVLTLIAVAIGGLVEIVPTFLIKTTVEDVEGVRPYTPLELAGRDIYVREGCYACHSQMIRSLRSEVERYGHYSLAAESKYDHPFQWGSKRTGPDLARVGGKYSDEWHRVHMADPRAVVPESVMPGYPFLAETPLATHDMQNSLKVLALLGTPYSEEMVTETLNDLYVQQNPDEDYDPMVERYPGAVVSNFDGNPEVVTELDAMIAYMQMLGTLVDFSTVERSTLVQ from the coding sequence ATGTCTAGATTTTCACATGCCACCATCGAGAAAAACTCGATCCTCCTTCTTGTCCTGACTCTGATCGCTGTTGCGATCGGTGGTCTGGTCGAGATCGTGCCCACCTTCCTCATCAAGACCACGGTCGAAGATGTGGAAGGGGTGCGCCCCTACACTCCGCTGGAACTAGCGGGACGGGACATCTATGTCCGCGAAGGCTGCTACGCCTGCCACAGTCAGATGATCCGGTCTCTTCGCTCTGAGGTGGAACGCTATGGGCACTACTCACTTGCCGCAGAAAGCAAGTACGACCACCCGTTCCAATGGGGATCGAAAAGAACCGGGCCGGACCTCGCCCGTGTCGGCGGAAAATATTCAGACGAATGGCACCGGGTTCACATGGCAGATCCTCGCGCTGTCGTGCCGGAGTCGGTCATGCCTGGATATCCTTTCCTGGCAGAGACACCACTGGCCACCCACGATATGCAGAACAGCCTGAAAGTGCTGGCTCTGTTGGGCACGCCTTACTCTGAGGAGATGGTGACCGAAACCCTCAACGATCTCTACGTCCAGCAAAACCCGGACGAAGACTATGATCCGATGGTTGAGCGCTATCCAGGTGCTGTCGTTTCCAACTTCGACGGCAACCCAGAAGTGGTGACGGAGCTCGATGCCATGATCGCTTACATGCAGATGCTGGGCACGCTGGTGGATTTCTCCACTGTCGAACGCTCAACACTCGTGCAATAG
- a CDS encoding hypothetical protein (cytochrome c oxidase subunit 1 homolog, bacteroid), whose translation MAASKEAAPGTLTAASFGVGGLFVVGALISMFIAAGTHDSVMAFHATLFILFFVLGIFAIGKRHFDAQENPPEPPARDGIAYHDGPIRVATVASLFWGIAGFLAGLVIALQLAFPVLNFDLAWLNFGRLRPLHTSAVIFAFGGNALIATSLYVVQRTCKTRIAGDLAPWFIVWGYQLFIVLAATGYLLGVTQGKEYAEPEWYVDLWLTIVWVTYLLVFLFTLAKRKEPHIYVANWFYLAFIVTIAMLHLVNNAAVPVSLTSPKSYIIWSGVQDALIQWWYGHNAVGFFLTAGFLGMMYYFVPKRAERPVYSYRLSIVHFWALIFLYIWAGPHHLHYTALPDWAQTLGMTFSIMLWMPSWGGMINGLMTLSGAWDKLRTDPVIRMLVVSIAFYGMSTFEGPVMSIKAVNSLSHYTDWTIGHVHSGALGWVGFVTFGAIYCLVPWLWNRKQLYSLALVNWHFWIATLGIVLYITAMWVSGILQGLMWRAYDSLGFLEYSFVETVEAMHPFYVIRAMGGGLFLIGALIMAYNIYMTIQGRVREGEAMEPAPAGDGQLAAVGAK comes from the coding sequence ATGGCGGCTTCCAAAGAAGCGGCCCCAGGCACATTGACAGCTGCGTCTTTTGGCGTTGGCGGTCTCTTTGTGGTCGGTGCGCTCATTTCAATGTTCATTGCGGCAGGGACACATGACAGCGTCATGGCGTTTCACGCGACCCTTTTCATCCTCTTTTTCGTGCTCGGCATATTTGCCATCGGCAAACGCCACTTTGATGCACAGGAAAACCCGCCGGAACCCCCTGCCCGCGACGGCATCGCCTACCATGACGGTCCAATCCGCGTGGCGACCGTCGCCTCCCTCTTTTGGGGCATCGCAGGGTTCCTGGCAGGACTGGTGATCGCACTGCAACTGGCTTTCCCGGTTCTCAACTTCGATCTAGCCTGGCTGAACTTTGGGCGCCTTCGTCCCCTCCATACTTCAGCGGTGATTTTTGCCTTTGGGGGCAACGCCCTTATCGCGACATCGCTCTATGTGGTCCAACGGACATGCAAAACCCGGATCGCTGGCGATCTGGCACCATGGTTCATTGTATGGGGCTATCAGCTCTTCATCGTACTGGCGGCCACCGGCTATCTGCTGGGTGTCACACAGGGCAAGGAATATGCAGAACCTGAATGGTATGTAGACCTCTGGCTCACCATCGTCTGGGTCACTTATCTCCTGGTCTTCCTGTTCACTCTGGCCAAGAGAAAAGAACCCCACATCTATGTGGCGAACTGGTTCTATCTCGCCTTCATCGTCACCATTGCCATGCTGCACCTGGTGAACAATGCGGCAGTGCCCGTCTCGCTGACATCGCCTAAGTCCTACATCATCTGGTCTGGCGTCCAAGACGCGCTGATCCAGTGGTGGTATGGCCATAACGCGGTTGGCTTCTTCCTCACCGCTGGCTTCCTCGGCATGATGTATTACTTCGTGCCAAAGCGGGCAGAACGGCCGGTCTATTCCTACAGACTTTCTATCGTTCACTTCTGGGCACTGATCTTCCTCTACATCTGGGCGGGTCCCCACCATCTGCACTACACAGCTCTGCCTGATTGGGCGCAGACACTGGGCATGACCTTCTCAATCATGCTGTGGATGCCTTCCTGGGGTGGCATGATCAACGGTCTGATGACCTTGTCAGGTGCCTGGGACAAGCTCAGAACCGACCCGGTTATTCGTATGCTGGTGGTTTCCATCGCCTTCTACGGCATGTCCACCTTCGAGGGCCCCGTCATGTCCATTAAGGCCGTGAACTCCCTCAGCCACTACACAGACTGGACCATCGGTCACGTGCACTCTGGTGCCCTGGGTTGGGTTGGTTTCGTGACCTTCGGCGCGATCTACTGCCTGGTCCCATGGTTGTGGAACCGCAAGCAGCTCTACTCTCTTGCCCTTGTTAACTGGCACTTCTGGATCGCCACACTTGGCATCGTTCTCTACATCACAGCCATGTGGGTCTCTGGGATCCTCCAGGGTCTGATGTGGCGGGCGTATGACAGCCTTGGGTTCCTCGAATATTCCTTCGTGGAAACAGTTGAAGCCATGCACCCCTTCTACGTAATTCGTGCGATGGGCGGTGGTCTCTTCCTGATCGGGGCGCTCATCATGGCCTACAACATCTACATGACCATTCAGGGTCGTGTGCGTGAAGGCGAAGCCATGGAACCTGCACCAGCCGGTGACGGACAACTAGCCGCCGTCGGCGCGAAATAA